GCGACCGCAGGCTCTTTCGTACCGCGCTGGTGTCGGGACCGACGACGGCAACGGTGCCCAATGGATAGGCAGTCAGCAGCCGCTCCACCTGTGCGGCCGACGCATCACCGACTTCCGCCGGTTTCACCTTCTGCACCACTGGGGCCGGACCCTGCTGTTGGAATGCGTTGACGGTGCGCTGGTTTCTGGGAAGCAGGCGGGTGGCGAACTCCAAAATCGGCCTCGTGGACCGATATCCGATCGCCAACTCGAAGGTCGCGGTGTCTTCTTCGATCGCGATCAAGTCCAGGATCTCGGGCCAATTCGCCGGGGTGTGGTCCGACCGGCGCTGGTTGAGATCTCCCAGCACCGTCCATCGATCCTCGATGTTGATCTCGTCTAACAGCAACCAGCCCAGCGGGGTCACGTCCTGTGCTTCGTCGATGATGATGTGCGTGATACCGGCGAGCTCGGACGGCGGACTCACCTCCCATTGGATATAGGCAAGAAGTGGCGAATGGGCCCGCAGCTCCCGCGCATGTCGGTAGGCAGGCAGCGCGCTCAGGTAGGTGCTCCACTGCGGGTCGGTCGTGACCGCTGCGCTGTTGGCACGCATGTATTCGTAAACCTGTTCGGCCGAGAGCGCGGCACCATCGCTGGTCGTGCGGATCTGCCGGATGGCACGCCGCAACAAGCGCACCAGTTTCCAGTCCGCGTCCTGCGACGATGGCGAGATGTCGCCTTTCGGCGGGTATTCCAGCCCGAGGATGTGTTGCCACAGCTCCGGCAGCGACAGCACTCGCAGCTGTGCGGAGTTGCCGGCTAGGCGGTTGATGACGCCGAGAACATGTTTGGAGTACCCGGTGGTCGGCCCGATCAGCAGCACGTTGCCGGCAGCCCTTTCCTCTGCCGGGGTGTCCTCGTTGACCAGGTAGGCGGCGCGGTGGGATGCGATGATCGTCTTCCCGGTGCCGGGTTTGCCCTCGATGATCATGCTGTCGCTCGCCGGCATCGTCACCAACGCGTACTGGTCCGGCTGCAGTGTGGCCAGCACCGAATCCAGCCTCTTTGTTCGCGGAGCCTGCAATTGGGCCCGCAACGCTTCCTCCGCCCGAATTCCGACGGGTTCGTGGTCGGCGTGATCATGTCCTTCGGGTGCATCCGCCGAAAGTCCTTCGGTCACCGGGTCCAACGGTTTCGGCACATCGGGCCGTTTGGGCATCGTCGGCGGAGCAGGGATAGCCAACCCACGCTTGCGGAATGGGTGTTCGGGGGCATCGGTGCGGACAGTCTCGTCACTGAAATCCACGATCTGGCCGCCACGTCGCACCATGGTGCGGACGACGGCAACCTCGTCGCAGAGCTTGTGGTGTCTGGTGCCGCGGAAGAACGTGCAGGCGATCGGTGCGGTCCAGCTGAACACCTCGACACCGTCGAGTTCGGCATGTTTCTCGCCGATGTAGAAGTCGGATGCACCGTCGAGCACGTAGTGGTCTGGGCCGGCCAACGCCACGCGGCCCACCAGCTCGCCGGTCGGCACTTTCGGTCGTGACGGCACACCGCTTCCGGTCCACAGGCCGTTTCGTGGGCCCGAATAGGCCAGCGGGCGGTTGGCTTTGTCTCGCAATGCCTTTGCGTACCGCTTCTCCGTGGTCCGTTCGTCCTCGAGCTCAAGCTCCTTGCGCATCAACCTCATCAACCTCCATCAGGCCACAATCTCGATCACACAGGCCGCGAGCGGCTCAAGTCGAATCTCGGGCTGGACTTCGTCGTCCAACTCGGCAGACAGGGCATCGAAACGTTCCTCGGCGCGCCGGCGTTGGCTTTCAAACAGTGCGATCACGCGGTCCCCACGGCCGCGTGACCGCGCGGTCGCGATCCGGTTCTCGATGGCCGCGAGCCTGCGCCCGTACTGCTCCCGCAGGGTGATCGCCCGAGACCGCTGCAGTGCATCGAACTCATGGTTGCGCCGAGCCTGCTCGTCCAGGTGCCGGCGATGCAGTTGGTCCTGCGCGCGGTCAGCGAGCCGACCAATCCGGTCGACATTCGGTAACGGGGCGTCAGCAAGCGCGCCTTGGGCGAGCGCCGCCAACAATGCATTCGCCGGACCATCGCCGGCGTCACGGCCGCTGGCCGTCACCGCCGCACCCCAGATCTCGTCGCCCCCTCGAGATGCCGACACCGCTTTCGCCATGACCACAACGTAGACGCCGGGTGCGACATCTTCCGCCGTCGCGGACAGCCGCAGTGAGGCGAAGCGCGCTTGGCGATGTCCCGGGACCGCGGCCGCCGCCATCGCCAGCGGGCTGGTCGCAGTTAGCAATCTCCCGCCCCCGGTCCGCGCCAATTCCTGATCCAGCACCAGCGGAATCGACATCTCACCTCGCAGCTGTGCGGCAAGACCGCTGGTCTCACTGCGGGTGCGCTGCGCTGTCTTGGCGAGCTCCTCGACACGCCCGGCCATG
This is a stretch of genomic DNA from Mycolicibacter terrae. It encodes these proteins:
- a CDS encoding helicase domain-containing protein: MRKELELEDERTTEKRYAKALRDKANRPLAYSGPRNGLWTGSGVPSRPKVPTGELVGRVALAGPDHYVLDGASDFYIGEKHAELDGVEVFSWTAPIACTFFRGTRHHKLCDEVAVVRTMVRRGGQIVDFSDETVRTDAPEHPFRKRGLAIPAPPTMPKRPDVPKPLDPVTEGLSADAPEGHDHADHEPVGIRAEEALRAQLQAPRTKRLDSVLATLQPDQYALVTMPASDSMIIEGKPGTGKTIIASHRAAYLVNEDTPAEERAAGNVLLIGPTTGYSKHVLGVINRLAGNSAQLRVLSLPELWQHILGLEYPPKGDISPSSQDADWKLVRLLRRAIRQIRTTSDGAALSAEQVYEYMRANSAAVTTDPQWSTYLSALPAYRHARELRAHSPLLAYIQWEVSPPSELAGITHIIIDEAQDVTPLGWLLLDEINIEDRWTVLGDLNQRRSDHTPANWPEILDLIAIEEDTATFELAIGYRSTRPILEFATRLLPRNQRTVNAFQQQGPAPVVQKVKPAEVGDASAAQVERLLTAYPLGTVAVVGPDTSAVRKSLRSRGWVGSMHDLSPWERDGREVTVLDPDSARGIEFDAVVVVEPAAFKQNRGHQGPLYTALTRPNRELVVVHSSALPAQLRER